From Solidesulfovibrio carbinoliphilus subsp. oakridgensis, the proteins below share one genomic window:
- the hypF gene encoding carbamoyltransferase HypF yields the protein MPTNTRRRHVVAGQVQGVGFRPFVYRLARELGLAGFVRNTPEGVVIEVEGPAGAVAAFGTRLPAEVPPLARILRHGEAGAAPCGEADFRIVQSAPGAGHDVLISPDVATCSDCLADMADPANRRHEYPFTNCTNCGPRYTITRRVPYDRETTSMACFPFCPDCAAEYADPSDRRFHAQPNACPVCGPRIWLADGQGTRLAEGPAAVTALAQALAQGQVAAVKGLGGFHLVCDAASETAVATLRHRKRRPSKALAVMVPDLPTAARLGRVGERAGALLTGTVRPITLLPARTDSGLTPNVAPDTREIGVMLPYTPLHHLLLGAYARAAGPDRLPALVMTSGNAGGEPISLGNREALARLADLADIFLFHNRDILIRTDDSVVRPLEVDDVCCGAARGGIKPSPMVLRRARGYVPSPVALPASGPAVVGLGPMLKATLCLTKGKQAFVSQHIGDLDDLETHGFYQETLDHLCGVLGVSPQACVADLHPDYPSTRFALEQDRWPVLRLQHHVAHIYAVLAEHRLLEPVLGLALDGTGLGEDGTLWGGECLLVDPRARSHTRLAHFAPIRLPGGEAAVREPWRTAQACHFALGEKTPAGRPWPWLATRAAEAGLISQMLEKGLNCPVTTSCGRLFDAVAASLGLCQAIDYEGQAAILLEQIQDATETRAYDCPVDRSVTPVRLDTLTLFAQAAADAAAGAPAGRVARRFHLGLVAGLAALAREMAAQTGLRHVALSGGVLQNRTLALLLPEALRAAGLLPLCHRTVPANDGCISLGQALYGLLAAP from the coding sequence ATGCCAACAAACACGCGTCGCCGCCACGTGGTGGCCGGCCAAGTCCAGGGGGTGGGCTTTCGGCCCTTCGTCTACCGGCTGGCCCGGGAACTGGGACTGGCCGGATTTGTCCGCAACACGCCGGAAGGCGTGGTCATCGAGGTCGAGGGGCCGGCCGGGGCGGTTGCGGCCTTCGGCACACGCCTGCCGGCCGAGGTTCCGCCCCTGGCCCGCATCCTGCGCCACGGCGAGGCGGGAGCCGCGCCGTGCGGCGAGGCGGACTTCCGCATCGTCCAAAGCGCCCCGGGCGCCGGCCATGACGTGCTCATAAGCCCGGATGTGGCCACCTGTTCCGACTGCCTCGCCGACATGGCCGATCCCGCCAACCGCCGCCATGAGTACCCGTTCACCAACTGCACCAACTGCGGCCCGCGCTATACCATCACCCGTCGCGTCCCCTACGACCGGGAAACGACCTCCATGGCCTGCTTTCCGTTCTGCCCGGACTGCGCCGCCGAATACGCCGATCCGTCCGACCGACGCTTCCACGCCCAGCCAAACGCCTGTCCGGTCTGCGGCCCAAGGATCTGGCTGGCGGACGGGCAGGGAACGCGCCTGGCCGAGGGACCCGCCGCCGTCACGGCCCTGGCCCAGGCCCTGGCCCAAGGCCAAGTGGCCGCAGTCAAAGGCCTTGGCGGCTTCCATCTCGTCTGCGACGCGGCCAGCGAAACGGCCGTGGCCACACTACGCCATCGCAAGCGCCGGCCATCCAAGGCGCTCGCCGTCATGGTCCCGGATCTGCCGACCGCCGCCCGTCTCGGCCGCGTCGGCGAGCGGGCCGGGGCGCTTCTGACCGGAACCGTCCGGCCCATCACCCTCCTGCCGGCCCGGACCGACAGCGGGCTGACCCCGAACGTCGCCCCGGACACCCGCGAGATCGGGGTCATGCTGCCCTACACGCCGCTCCACCACCTGTTGCTTGGGGCCTACGCCCGGGCGGCCGGCCCGGACCGCCTGCCGGCCCTGGTCATGACCTCGGGCAACGCCGGCGGCGAGCCCATCAGCCTTGGCAACCGCGAGGCCTTGGCCAGACTTGCGGATCTGGCCGACATCTTTCTCTTTCATAATCGTGACATCCTGATCCGTACCGACGATTCCGTGGTCCGACCCCTGGAAGTCGACGATGTCTGTTGCGGCGCGGCCCGGGGCGGGATCAAGCCGTCCCCCATGGTCCTGCGCCGGGCCAGGGGGTATGTGCCATCGCCAGTCGCCCTGCCCGCCTCAGGCCCGGCCGTCGTCGGCCTCGGGCCCATGCTCAAGGCCACCCTCTGCCTGACCAAGGGGAAACAAGCCTTTGTCAGCCAGCACATCGGCGACCTGGACGACCTGGAGACGCACGGCTTCTACCAGGAGACCCTGGACCACTTGTGCGGCGTCCTTGGCGTCTCGCCCCAAGCCTGCGTGGCCGACCTGCATCCGGACTATCCGAGCACGCGGTTCGCCCTGGAACAGGACCGGTGGCCGGTGCTTAGGCTCCAGCACCACGTGGCCCACATCTATGCCGTGCTGGCCGAGCACCGGCTCCTGGAACCGGTCCTGGGGCTGGCTCTCGACGGCACCGGCCTTGGCGAGGACGGGACGCTTTGGGGCGGGGAATGCCTGCTCGTCGATCCGCGCGCCCGCAGCCATACCCGGCTGGCCCATTTCGCGCCGATCCGCCTCCCCGGCGGGGAGGCGGCCGTGCGCGAACCCTGGCGCACGGCCCAGGCCTGCCATTTCGCCCTGGGGGAAAAGACCCCGGCCGGCCGGCCCTGGCCCTGGCTGGCAACGCGCGCGGCCGAAGCCGGCTTGATCAGCCAAATGCTCGAAAAAGGCCTCAATTGTCCGGTCACCACCAGCTGCGGTCGGCTCTTCGACGCGGTGGCGGCCAGCCTCGGCCTGTGCCAGGCCATCGACTACGAGGGTCAGGCGGCCATCCTCTTGGAACAGATCCAGGATGCGACGGAAACCCGGGCTTACGACTGCCCTGTCGACCGGAGCGTCACGCCGGTCAGGCTCGATACCCTCACCCTTTTCGCCCAGGCCGCGGCCGACGCCGCCGCCGGCGCTCCGGCCGGCCGGGTGGCCCGCCGCTTCCACCTGGGCCTGGTGGCGGGCCTTGCCGCCCTGGCCCGGGAGATGGCGGCCCAAACCGGCCTCCGCCACGTGGCCCTGAGCGGCGGCGTCCTGCAAAACCGCACCCTGGCGCTCCTTCTGCCGGAGGCCCTGCGCGCGGCCGGCCTTCTGCCGCTTTGCCACCGCACGGTACCGGCCAATGACGGCTGCATCAGCCTGGGGCAGGCTCTCTACGGCCTGTTGGCGGCGCCATGA
- a CDS encoding DUF362 domain-containing protein: MSHSIFLRRVAGYDDPGLDGIVSALLAAAGCQAGRGDRVLVKPNLVAPRNPSLSCSHPSVVRAVCRHLIASGARVTVADSPAFGTGRIVARLTGLTEALANLPVRVASLDCPRPVRLSGGGTIGVSRLALEADHIVNVPRLKCHDQMGLTLAVKNFFGCVCGFRKSLAHQRLGKCLGRFARMLLDVSAALPPSTSLLDGVVAMHKAGPVGGEAFALGLLAAAANPVALDTAIYARLGLSPESIPLWREALALDLPGSRADEVHFPMETPDAFDVAGFMTPRVLAPLAFEPSRFVRGRVRSLLVTFGRGGDRGR; this comes from the coding sequence ATGTCCCATTCTATATTTCTACGCCGGGTGGCCGGATATGACGATCCCGGCCTTGACGGGATCGTGTCCGCGCTCTTGGCGGCGGCCGGCTGCCAGGCGGGTCGCGGCGACCGGGTGCTGGTCAAACCCAACCTGGTCGCGCCGCGAAACCCTTCCCTGTCCTGCTCCCATCCATCGGTGGTACGGGCCGTCTGCCGGCATCTGATCGCAAGCGGAGCAAGGGTCACGGTGGCCGATTCACCGGCTTTTGGCACGGGCCGCATCGTGGCCCGACTGACCGGCCTGACCGAGGCCCTGGCCAATTTGCCGGTGCGGGTGGCGAGCCTCGACTGTCCGCGGCCGGTGCGGCTTTCGGGTGGCGGCACGATCGGGGTGTCGCGTCTGGCCCTTGAGGCGGACCACATCGTCAACGTGCCCCGGCTCAAATGCCATGACCAGATGGGTCTGACGCTTGCGGTGAAAAATTTTTTCGGCTGCGTGTGCGGGTTTCGCAAATCCTTGGCCCACCAGCGGCTGGGAAAGTGCCTTGGCCGCTTTGCCCGGATGCTCCTCGACGTTTCCGCCGCCCTGCCCCCGTCCACCTCGCTCCTCGACGGGGTGGTGGCCATGCACAAGGCCGGCCCTGTCGGCGGCGAGGCCTTTGCCCTGGGCCTTTTGGCGGCGGCCGCCAATCCCGTGGCCCTGGACACGGCCATCTATGCCCGGCTCGGACTGTCGCCGGAGAGCATTCCGTTGTGGCGCGAGGCCCTGGCCCTGGACCTGCCCGGGAGCAGGGCCGACGAGGTGCATTTTCCCATGGAAACGCCGGATGCCTTCGACGTCGCCGGTTTCATGACGCCCCGGGTCCTGGCCCCGCTGGCCTTCGAGCCGAGCCGGTTCGTCCGGGGCCGGGTGCGAAGCCTGCTCGTCACCTTTGGCCGGGGGGGCGACCGGGGGCGTTGA
- a CDS encoding type 1 glutamine amidotransferase domain-containing protein: MQAKKALIVSADNVEDSELFYPLYRLREAGFTVDVAAPQAGEFAGKHGVTFSANLAVDDVESAGSCGYSLLVLPGGKAPATLRTLPKVIDIANDFASSGIPIAAICHGPQILITARLLRGRHATCYKTVVDELKDAGALYEDKSVVVDGQFITSRQPDDLPDFMREVLKKVGA, from the coding sequence ATGCAAGCCAAAAAAGCACTCATCGTTTCCGCCGACAACGTCGAAGACAGCGAACTTTTTTATCCGCTCTACCGCCTGCGGGAAGCCGGATTCACCGTGGACGTGGCCGCGCCCCAGGCCGGTGAATTCGCCGGCAAGCACGGCGTCACATTCTCGGCCAATCTGGCCGTGGACGACGTGGAGTCCGCCGGTTCCTGCGGCTACAGTCTGCTCGTGCTGCCGGGCGGCAAGGCCCCGGCCACCCTGCGCACCCTGCCGAAGGTCATCGACATCGCCAACGACTTCGCCTCCTCCGGCATCCCCATCGCCGCCATCTGCCATGGTCCCCAGATCCTGATCACGGCCCGGCTGTTGCGGGGCCGCCACGCCACCTGCTACAAGACCGTGGTCGACGAACTCAAGGATGCCGGCGCCCTCTACGAGGACAAATCCGTGGTCGTGGACGGCCAGTTCATCACCTCCCGCCAACCCGACGACCTGCCGGACTTCATGCGCGAAGTTTTGAAAAAAGTCGGCGCGTAG
- a CDS encoding response regulator, whose product MAGKTVLLVDDEAGLTAILAKRLSARGLAVKTASSGEEGLAVLRDAPDVGVAVLDINMPGLDGLETLRELKALRPDVEALLLTGYPSVEGALEGMRLGAYEFLTKPCDMEELHARVLEALARAEATDGGA is encoded by the coding sequence ATGGCGGGAAAAACGGTGCTTCTGGTGGACGACGAGGCCGGCCTCACGGCCATCCTGGCCAAACGCCTGTCCGCACGGGGACTGGCCGTCAAAACGGCTTCCTCGGGCGAAGAGGGCCTGGCCGTCCTGCGGGACGCCCCGGACGTCGGCGTGGCCGTCCTTGACATCAACATGCCCGGCCTGGACGGCCTGGAGACCCTGCGGGAACTCAAAGCCCTGCGCCCGGATGTCGAGGCGCTCCTCCTGACCGGTTATCCGTCCGTGGAGGGGGCACTGGAGGGCATGCGCCTGGGGGCGTATGAATTCCTGACCAAGCCCTGCGACATGGAAGAACTCCATGCCCGGGTGCTGGAGGCGCTTGCCCGCGCCGAAGCCACGGACGGGGGAGCATGA
- a CDS encoding XRE family transcriptional regulator, with amino-acid sequence MKPDTFEDAYARIQAATHTRTQTEIANLLGIKQSSISDAKKKNTIPDGWLVTLYRSCGLEPDWILFGQEPASKGSAVSTGVRETASDYATAPTRATVYAMARTDSETGAWVRQGLENIPVFEALVRPNLLVVKMDNTAMEPVIRRGAYVGIDCDDVRIRSGEIYALDFPGEGLVIKRVVRDLEAKRLTILADNPAHQPQHLPLDTPDVTPLGKAVWVIQEL; translated from the coding sequence GTGAAGCCTGACACTTTCGAAGATGCCTACGCCCGAATCCAAGCCGCCACGCACACGCGCACCCAAACGGAGATCGCCAACCTCCTCGGCATCAAGCAGTCCAGCATCTCCGATGCCAAAAAGAAAAATACCATTCCCGATGGCTGGCTCGTGACGCTGTATCGATCTTGCGGCCTTGAACCGGATTGGATCCTCTTTGGCCAGGAACCTGCCTCAAAGGGAAGCGCCGTCTCAACGGGCGTACGGGAGACCGCCAGCGATTATGCCACCGCGCCCACCCGGGCCACGGTCTACGCCATGGCCCGCACCGATTCCGAAACCGGCGCCTGGGTGCGGCAAGGGCTGGAGAACATCCCCGTATTCGAGGCACTGGTGCGCCCGAACCTGCTCGTAGTCAAAATGGACAACACCGCCATGGAACCGGTCATCCGGCGCGGAGCCTACGTCGGCATCGATTGCGACGACGTCCGCATCCGCAGCGGTGAAATCTATGCGCTGGATTTTCCGGGCGAGGGTCTTGTCATCAAACGCGTGGTTCGGGACCTCGAAGCCAAGCGTCTGACGATTCTTGCCGACAACCCGGCGCATCAGCCGCAGCACCTGCCCCTGGACACTCCGGACGTCACGCCGCTCGGCAAAGCGGTCTGGGTCATTCAGGAACTTTAA
- a CDS encoding transferase — MKQLQRILENVIARANINLRRSAIDVGPYVHGAVPQDNYAQFYAFYGITTEHPLFFNFQCSSLAGSYFFGKCDVQHSVLYKCDVRGDELKSVTNGFSVDGVCLRLHNDEVIKIIDSFLHKALIHSFSHDPEFPEEFVIKNTVALSYANIHGAPVMGSFLGPFATIDLCTVQNTSIGAFAYVQVCDLQPSIVDPGHIWIRNKAGDEFSYRYDPEVLAKYVSIAPGERAKGVFMDFVEGRKRDFERVFGFLYASRPETYAPGSFVSRYAVVKGETSIGENVLVAQRAYLENAHLGKGANAQENSYVVDSVLEGYDVTAHGAKIIGSRLGKNVFVGFNSFLRGTAEAPLTVGEGSVVLPHSIVDLAEPVDIPPRHVVWGHVTRPGDLATQSVSIDDFAKVDGEAAIGPMTFTGNGGRFIRAFQNRIHHILEANGAYFDGGQQNLGHAQKTKNITYNLIQPYVEGGFKGVYPNMRIFPLCCDDDIGM, encoded by the coding sequence ATGAAGCAGTTGCAGCGCATCCTGGAAAACGTCATCGCCCGGGCCAACATCAACCTGCGGCGCAGCGCCATCGATGTCGGACCCTACGTCCACGGTGCCGTGCCCCAGGACAACTATGCCCAGTTCTACGCTTTTTACGGTATTACCACCGAACATCCCCTTTTTTTCAATTTCCAGTGCTCTTCGCTGGCCGGCTCCTATTTCTTCGGCAAGTGCGACGTCCAGCATTCGGTCCTCTACAAATGCGATGTCCGGGGCGACGAGCTCAAATCCGTGACCAACGGTTTCAGTGTCGACGGCGTCTGCCTGCGCCTGCACAACGACGAAGTCATCAAGATCATTGACAGTTTCCTCCACAAGGCCCTTATCCACAGTTTCAGCCACGACCCCGAGTTCCCGGAAGAATTTGTCATCAAAAACACGGTGGCCCTGTCCTACGCCAACATCCACGGGGCCCCGGTCATGGGCTCGTTTCTCGGGCCTTTTGCCACCATCGACCTGTGCACCGTGCAAAACACCTCCATTGGGGCCTTTGCCTACGTCCAGGTCTGCGACCTCCAGCCCTCCATCGTGGACCCGGGCCATATCTGGATCCGCAACAAGGCCGGCGACGAGTTCAGCTACCGCTACGATCCGGAGGTCCTGGCCAAGTACGTTTCCATCGCGCCTGGCGAGCGGGCCAAGGGCGTGTTCATGGACTTCGTCGAAGGCAGGAAGCGCGATTTCGAGCGGGTCTTCGGCTTCCTTTACGCCTCCCGGCCCGAGACCTACGCTCCGGGCTCCTTTGTCTCGCGCTACGCCGTGGTCAAGGGCGAGACGAGCATCGGGGAAAACGTGCTGGTGGCCCAACGGGCCTACCTGGAAAACGCCCACCTCGGCAAAGGGGCCAACGCCCAGGAAAACAGCTACGTGGTCGATTCCGTACTTGAAGGCTACGACGTCACGGCCCACGGCGCCAAGATCATCGGCAGCCGGCTCGGAAAAAACGTGTTCGTGGGCTTCAATTCCTTCCTGCGCGGCACGGCGGAAGCGCCCCTGACCGTGGGCGAAGGGTCCGTCGTCCTGCCCCACTCCATCGTGGACCTGGCCGAACCCGTGGACATCCCGCCGCGCCACGTGGTCTGGGGGCACGTCACCCGACCCGGGGATCTGGCCACCCAGTCGGTCTCCATCGACGACTTCGCCAAGGTCGACGGCGAGGCCGCCATCGGTCCCATGACCTTCACCGGCAACGGCGGCCGTTTCATCCGGGCCTTCCAGAACCGCATCCACCACATCCTGGAAGCCAACGGCGCCTACTTCGACGGCGGCCAGCAGAACCTGGGCCATGCCCAGAAGACCAAAAACATCACCTACAACCTCATCCAGCCCTACGTGGAAGGCGGCTTCAAGGGCGTCTACCCGAACATGCGGATCTTTCCGCTGTGCTGCGACGACGATATCGGCATGTAG
- a CDS encoding phage repressor protein, which produces MNEDKTQESNNRFDEAFDRIKKATDMRTQVEIAKLLDIRQSSISDAKRRQSIPDSWLIKLYQIYNLNPNWIIDGEMPQFLGEQRGGALQVRESGETYGRKPKYYQMPVNSMSLPEQGQGPWTENSVETLAVPEQFYRPSLVFVRMDENDMEPVIQRGAYVGIDKERRTIRSGALYALDMPVEGLVIKRVFHDTENSRLILRSENQAYTEQALAAEGFGERVLGRVVCVFQEI; this is translated from the coding sequence ATGAATGAAGACAAGACCCAGGAATCAAACAACCGTTTCGACGAAGCGTTTGATCGCATCAAAAAAGCCACTGACATGCGGACGCAGGTGGAGATCGCCAAACTGCTCGATATCCGCCAGTCCAGCATATCCGATGCCAAGCGACGACAATCCATCCCCGACAGCTGGCTCATAAAACTCTACCAGATCTACAATCTCAATCCGAACTGGATTATTGACGGTGAAATGCCGCAATTTCTTGGAGAACAACGTGGCGGCGCACTCCAGGTCAGGGAGTCTGGAGAGACATACGGGCGAAAACCCAAATACTACCAGATGCCGGTGAATTCCATGTCGCTGCCGGAACAGGGACAAGGGCCGTGGACAGAAAATTCCGTGGAAACACTGGCTGTTCCTGAGCAGTTCTACCGCCCGTCACTCGTTTTCGTCCGCATGGATGAAAACGACATGGAACCTGTCATTCAACGTGGGGCCTATGTCGGTATTGACAAGGAACGCAGGACAATTCGTTCAGGCGCCTTATACGCCCTTGACATGCCGGTTGAAGGGTTGGTTATAAAGCGTGTCTTCCATGACACGGAAAATTCCAGGCTCATCTTGCGTTCTGAAAATCAGGCATACACGGAACAGGCTCTTGCAGCCGAAGGCTTTGGCGAACGCGTTCTCGGCCGTGTGGTCTGCGTATTTCAGGAAATCTGA
- a CDS encoding response regulator, with translation MTMKTVLLVDDEENLRFALSSWLTGQGLSVLTAASGEEALEIVRGDPAVAVAVLDVNMPGLNGIETLAALKALRPELESIIVTGYPTVEYALEGQRLGASEYLSKPCDIHLLLEVVRKALSRAAQKPRWSNGPNDATGPVEAR, from the coding sequence ATGACCATGAAAACCGTCCTGTTGGTCGATGACGAGGAAAACCTCCGCTTCGCCCTGTCGAGCTGGCTGACCGGCCAGGGTCTCTCCGTCCTGACCGCGGCCTCCGGGGAGGAAGCGCTCGAGATCGTGCGGGGCGACCCGGCCGTGGCCGTGGCCGTCCTTGACGTCAACATGCCGGGCCTCAACGGCATCGAGACCCTGGCCGCGCTCAAAGCCCTGCGCCCGGAACTGGAATCCATCATCGTCACCGGCTATCCGACCGTGGAGTACGCCCTGGAAGGCCAACGCCTCGGGGCCTCCGAATACTTGAGCAAACCCTGCGACATCCACCTGCTGCTGGAGGTGGTGCGCAAGGCCCTGTCCCGGGCGGCCCAAAAACCGCGCTGGTCCAATGGCCCAAACGATGCGACCGGTCCTGTGGAGGCGAGATAA
- a CDS encoding thioredoxin domain-containing protein translates to MEPKANRLITEKSPYLQQHAHNPVDWYPWGEEAFALARAEDKPIFLSIGYSTCHWCHVMEHESFEDEDIAALMRATVVAVKVDREERPDLDNLYMTFCQALTGRGGWPLNVFLTPDGQPFFAGTYFPKESGFGRTGMRELLQRVHMAWTSNRQAVIGNATQILDAVRSQLEARDAGETAEPGEAQLDAARNELAAAYDAANGGFGGAPKFPSPHNLLFLLREFRRTGREENLAMVTATLDAMRRGGVFDQIGLGLHRYSTDAHWFVPHFEKMLYDQALTAMAATEAYLATGDAEWRRMARDIFEYVHRDLTGPDGAFYSAEDADSEGVEGKFYVWTESEIRAVLAGDEAGLFMDVYGIAPGGNFHDEATGQATGANIPFLEEPIAAVAGKKGLGPAELASRLERSRELLLAARQKRVRPLCDDKVLTDMNGLMIAALAKAARAFDDEELAGRAKRASDFLLAKMLLPDSRLLHRLRLGEAAVTGMLDDYAFLAWGLLELYQTVFDPAYLAQAVALAKAMVRHFGDAAGGLFLTPDDGEALLLRQKTYYDAAIPSGNSVAFLVLTTLYRLTGEKSFMEEASRLARAAGPWVAGHPSGFTFFLCGLSQMLAPSAEVTIAGDPDAPDTHALARALFERYLPEVAVVLRPAGEEPNDEPDIVALAPFTRFQLPMGDRAAAHVCRAGSCQPPTPDPAAMLALLDKGKPGAAGG, encoded by the coding sequence ATGGAGCCCAAAGCCAACCGCCTGATCACCGAAAAGAGTCCCTATCTCCAGCAACACGCCCACAACCCCGTGGACTGGTACCCGTGGGGGGAAGAAGCCTTTGCCCTGGCTAGGGCCGAGGACAAGCCCATCTTTCTGTCCATAGGCTATTCCACCTGCCACTGGTGCCACGTGATGGAGCACGAATCCTTCGAGGACGAGGATATCGCGGCGCTCATGCGGGCCACGGTGGTGGCCGTCAAGGTGGACCGGGAGGAGCGGCCGGATCTCGACAACCTCTACATGACCTTCTGCCAGGCCCTGACCGGCCGGGGCGGCTGGCCGCTCAACGTCTTCCTGACCCCGGACGGACAGCCTTTTTTCGCGGGCACCTATTTTCCCAAGGAGTCGGGTTTTGGCCGCACCGGCATGCGCGAACTCCTGCAACGGGTCCATATGGCCTGGACGAGCAACCGGCAGGCCGTGATCGGCAACGCCACCCAGATCCTGGACGCGGTCCGGAGCCAGCTCGAGGCCCGGGACGCGGGCGAGACGGCCGAGCCCGGCGAAGCCCAGCTCGACGCGGCCCGAAACGAACTGGCCGCCGCCTACGACGCGGCCAACGGCGGCTTCGGCGGGGCTCCGAAATTTCCCTCCCCGCACAACCTCCTCTTTCTCCTGCGCGAGTTTCGCCGCACCGGCCGAGAGGAAAATCTGGCCATGGTGACGGCCACCCTGGACGCCATGCGCCGGGGCGGCGTCTTCGACCAGATCGGGCTGGGGCTCCACCGCTACAGCACCGACGCCCACTGGTTCGTGCCGCATTTCGAAAAGATGCTCTACGATCAGGCGCTCACCGCCATGGCCGCGACCGAGGCGTATCTCGCGACCGGAGACGCGGAGTGGCGGCGGATGGCCAGGGACATTTTCGAATACGTCCACCGCGACCTGACAGGGCCGGACGGGGCCTTTTACAGCGCCGAGGACGCGGACAGCGAAGGGGTCGAGGGCAAGTTCTACGTCTGGACGGAAAGCGAAATTCGGGCCGTGCTGGCCGGGGACGAGGCCGGGCTTTTCATGGACGTCTACGGCATCGCCCCGGGCGGCAACTTCCACGACGAGGCCACGGGGCAGGCCACGGGCGCCAACATTCCGTTCCTGGAGGAGCCGATTGCGGCCGTTGCCGGGAAAAAGGGCCTGGGGCCGGCGGAACTCGCTTCCCGCCTGGAGCGGAGCCGGGAGCTGCTTCTGGCTGCCCGGCAAAAGCGGGTGCGCCCGCTTTGCGACGACAAGGTGCTGACCGACATGAACGGGCTCATGATCGCCGCCCTGGCCAAGGCCGCCCGTGCCTTCGACGACGAGGAACTGGCCGGCCGGGCGAAACGGGCTTCGGATTTCCTGCTTGCAAAAATGCTGCTGCCGGACAGTCGGCTGCTTCACCGGCTGCGCCTCGGCGAGGCGGCCGTGACGGGCATGCTCGACGACTATGCCTTTCTGGCCTGGGGGCTTCTCGAACTCTACCAGACCGTGTTCGATCCGGCCTATCTGGCCCAAGCCGTGGCCCTGGCCAAGGCCATGGTCCGGCACTTCGGAGACGCGGCCGGCGGATTGTTCCTGACCCCGGACGACGGCGAGGCCCTGCTCCTGCGCCAAAAGACCTATTACGACGCGGCCATACCGTCCGGCAACAGCGTGGCCTTTCTGGTTCTCACCACGCTGTACCGGCTGACCGGAGAGAAGTCCTTCATGGAGGAGGCGAGCAGGCTGGCCCGGGCCGCCGGGCCCTGGGTGGCCGGCCATCCCTCGGGCTTCACCTTTTTCCTGTGCGGGCTGTCCCAGATGCTGGCCCCGTCGGCCGAGGTGACCATTGCCGGCGATCCTGACGCGCCCGACACCCACGCCCTGGCCCGGGCCCTGTTCGAGCGGTACCTGCCCGAAGTGGCGGTGGTCCTGCGGCCGGCCGGGGA